A portion of the Betta splendens chromosome 2, fBetSpl5.4, whole genome shotgun sequence genome contains these proteins:
- the gk gene encoding glycerol kinase isoform X3, producing the protein MNGTMAASSHRIMLGPLVAAIDQGTSSTRFLVFNSKTAELLSHHQVEIKQSFPKEGWVEEDPKEILQSVYECMERTCEKLTQLNIDISNIKAIGVTNQRETTLVWDKETGEPLYNAIVWLDLRTQSTVERLINKTPGRNKNHLKHKTGLPISTYFSAVKLRWLMDNVEQVHEAVVSHRAMFGTVDSWLIWCLTGGKSGGVHCTDVTNASRTMLFNIHTMDWDPELCKYFGIPMEILPRVRSSSEIYGLMKICSSRKSGALSGIPISGCLGDQSAALVGQMCFQDGQAKNTYGTGCFLLRNTGAKPVMSDHGLLTTVAYKLGRDKPACYALEGSVAIAGAVVRWLQDNLGIIGSSEELEKLAASVGTSYGCYFVPAFSGLYAPYWEPSARGIICGLTQFTNKSHLAFSALEAVCFQTREILDAMNQDSGIPLTQLQVDGGMTSNRLLMQLQADILCIPVVKPSMPETTALGAAMAAGAAEGVSVWSLSPEDLSEVTSEKFEPQINPEESEFRYARWKKAVEKSMNWETTEPVGNGNGHS; encoded by the exons ATGAATGGCACCATGGCCGCGTCCTCGCACCGGATAATGCTCGGACCGCTGGTTGCAGCCATCGACCAGGGCACCAGCTCCACTCGGTTTCTG GTGTTTAATTCAAAAACAGCAGAGCTCCTCAGTCATCATCAGGTGGAAATCAAACAGAGCTTCCCCAAAGAAGG ATGGGTGGAGGAGGACCCCAAAGAAATCCTACAGTCTGTGTATGAGTGCATGGAGAGGACATGTGAAAAACTCACTCAGCTCAACATAGATATCTCAAATATAAAAG CTATTGGAGTGACGAACCAAAGAGAGACCACGCTCGTTTGGGACAAAGAGACAGGGGAGCCCCTCTACAATGCAATTG tttgGCTGGACCTGAGGACTCAATCAACAGTTGAACGTCTAATTAATAAAACCCCAGGAAGGAATAAGAACCACTTGAAG CATAAAACAGGCCTCCCCATTAGCACCTACTTCAGTGCAGTAAAGCTCCGCTGGCTCATGGACAACGTAGAGCAGGTCCATGAAGCTGTGGTGTCCCACCGAGCCATGTTCGGCACCGTCGACTCTTGGCTCATTTGG TGTTTGACAGGGGGCAAGTCCGGTGGAGTCCACTGCACAGACGTGACCAACGCCAGCAGAACCATGCTGTTCAACATTCATACTATGGACTGGGACCCAGAGCTTTGCAA ATATTTTGGTATTCCAATGGAGATCCTTCCCAGAGTGAGGAGTTCATCAGAAATATATGGTCTTATG AAAATATGTTCTAGCCGG AAATCGGGTGCTCTTTCAGGCATCCCCATTTCAGGG TGTCTCGGTGACCAGTCGGCGGCGCTTGTTGGACAGATGTGCTTTCAGGATGGACAAGCTAAAAACAC GTATGGCACTGGCTGTTTTCTTCTGAGAAACACTGGAGCAAAG CCTGTGATGTCGGATCATGGCCTTTTGACCACTGTGGCGTACAAGCTTGGCCGGGACAAACCTGCCTGTTATGCCCTGGAG GGCTCTGTGGCCATCGCAGGAGCTGTGGTTCGTTGGCTGCAGGACAATCTCGGCATCATTGGATCATCTGAGGAGCTTG AGAAGTTGGCTGCATCGGTCGGTACCTCCTATGGCTGTTACTTTGTTCCTGCATTTTCGGGCCTTTACGCACCTTACTGGGAGCCAAGTGCTAGAGG CATAATTTGCGGTTTAACTCAGTTTACCAATAAGAGTCACTTGGCGTTTTCTGCGCTGGAAGCCGTTTGTTTCCAGACACGCGAG ATACTGGATGCCATGAATCAGGACAGTGGGATCCCGCTCACTCAGCTCCAGGTGGATGGGGGCATGACGTCCAACAGACTGCTCATGCAGCTGCAGGCTGACATCCTCTGCATTCCTGTCG TGAAGCCGTCCATGCCGGAGACCACAGCTCTCGGTGCAGCcatggctgcaggagcagccgAGGGGGTCAGCGTGTGGAGTCTGAGCCCCGAGGACCTGAGCGAAGTCACATCGGAGAAATTTGAGCCACAGATCAACCCAGAAG AGAGCGAGTTTCGGTACGCTCGGTGGAAGAAGGCGGTGGAGAAATCCATGAACTGGGAGACGACGGAGCCCGTCGGTAATGGAAACG GCCACAGCTAA
- the jagn1b gene encoding protein jagunal homolog 1-B: MASRAGPRAAGTDGSDFQHRERVAAHYQMSVALKSEIRKLNIVHLLVWILMASQVIVSQLSLVSHRIIASPYQWEYPYLLSIIPTVFSFLALPRNNISYLVISMISAGLFCVAPLIYGGMEMFPVAQQLYRHGKAYRFIFGFSAVSVMYLVIVIAVQVHGWQIYYSKKLLDQWFTTTQDKKKK, encoded by the exons ATGGCTTCTCGAGCAGGGCCGAGAGCAGCAGGCACAGATGGCAGCGACTTTCAGCACCGGGAGCGGGTTGCGGCTCATTACCAAATGAG TGTTGCATTAAAGTCTGAAATCCGTAAACTGAACATAGTCCATCTTCTCGTCTGGATACTGATGGCGTCTCAG GTGATAGTGAGCCAGCTGAGCCTGGTGTCCCACAGGATTATAGCCTCTCCATACCAGTGGGAATACCCGTACCTCCTGAGCATAATTCCCACAGTCTTTAGCTTCCTGGCTTTGCCTCGCAACAACATCAGCTACCTGGTAATCTCCATGATCAGCGCCGGCCTCTTCTGCGTGGCCCCGCTGATCTACGGTGGTATGGAAATGTTCCCTGTAGCACAGCAGCTCTATCGACATGGCAAAGCCTACCGCTTCATCTTCGGTTTCTCTGCCGTCTCAGTCATGTACTTGGTGATCGTCATTGCAGTGCAGGTGCACGGCTGGCAGATTTACTACAGCAAGAAACTGTTGGACCAGTGGTTCACTACCACGCAggacaagaaaaagaaatga
- the gk gene encoding glycerol kinase isoform X1 — MNGTMAASSHRIMLGPLVAAIDQGTSSTRFLVFNSKTAELLSHHQVEIKQSFPKEGWVEEDPKEILQSVYECMERTCEKLTQLNIDISNIKAIGVTNQRETTLVWDKETGEPLYNAIVWLDLRTQSTVERLINKTPGRNKNHLKHKTGLPISTYFSAVKLRWLMDNVEQVHEAVVSHRAMFGTVDSWLIWCLTGGKSGGVHCTDVTNASRTMLFNIHTMDWDPELCKYFGIPMEILPRVRSSSEIYGLMKICSSRKSGALSGIPISGCLGDQSAALVGQMCFQDGQAKNTYGTGCFLLRNTGAKPVMSDHGLLTTVAYKLGRDKPACYALEGSVAIAGAVVRWLQDNLGIIGSSEELEKLAASVGTSYGCYFVPAFSGLYAPYWEPSARGIICGLTQFTNKSHLAFSALEAVCFQTREILDAMNQDSGIPLTQLQVDGGMTSNRLLMQLQADILCIPVVKPSMPETTALGAAMAAGAAEGVSVWSLSPEDLSEVTSEKFEPQINPEESEFRYARWKKAVEKSMNWETTEPVGNGNGETSIFSSVPLGFYIMGSMLMLIGAKYIAGHS, encoded by the exons ATGAATGGCACCATGGCCGCGTCCTCGCACCGGATAATGCTCGGACCGCTGGTTGCAGCCATCGACCAGGGCACCAGCTCCACTCGGTTTCTG GTGTTTAATTCAAAAACAGCAGAGCTCCTCAGTCATCATCAGGTGGAAATCAAACAGAGCTTCCCCAAAGAAGG ATGGGTGGAGGAGGACCCCAAAGAAATCCTACAGTCTGTGTATGAGTGCATGGAGAGGACATGTGAAAAACTCACTCAGCTCAACATAGATATCTCAAATATAAAAG CTATTGGAGTGACGAACCAAAGAGAGACCACGCTCGTTTGGGACAAAGAGACAGGGGAGCCCCTCTACAATGCAATTG tttgGCTGGACCTGAGGACTCAATCAACAGTTGAACGTCTAATTAATAAAACCCCAGGAAGGAATAAGAACCACTTGAAG CATAAAACAGGCCTCCCCATTAGCACCTACTTCAGTGCAGTAAAGCTCCGCTGGCTCATGGACAACGTAGAGCAGGTCCATGAAGCTGTGGTGTCCCACCGAGCCATGTTCGGCACCGTCGACTCTTGGCTCATTTGG TGTTTGACAGGGGGCAAGTCCGGTGGAGTCCACTGCACAGACGTGACCAACGCCAGCAGAACCATGCTGTTCAACATTCATACTATGGACTGGGACCCAGAGCTTTGCAA ATATTTTGGTATTCCAATGGAGATCCTTCCCAGAGTGAGGAGTTCATCAGAAATATATGGTCTTATG AAAATATGTTCTAGCCGG AAATCGGGTGCTCTTTCAGGCATCCCCATTTCAGGG TGTCTCGGTGACCAGTCGGCGGCGCTTGTTGGACAGATGTGCTTTCAGGATGGACAAGCTAAAAACAC GTATGGCACTGGCTGTTTTCTTCTGAGAAACACTGGAGCAAAG CCTGTGATGTCGGATCATGGCCTTTTGACCACTGTGGCGTACAAGCTTGGCCGGGACAAACCTGCCTGTTATGCCCTGGAG GGCTCTGTGGCCATCGCAGGAGCTGTGGTTCGTTGGCTGCAGGACAATCTCGGCATCATTGGATCATCTGAGGAGCTTG AGAAGTTGGCTGCATCGGTCGGTACCTCCTATGGCTGTTACTTTGTTCCTGCATTTTCGGGCCTTTACGCACCTTACTGGGAGCCAAGTGCTAGAGG CATAATTTGCGGTTTAACTCAGTTTACCAATAAGAGTCACTTGGCGTTTTCTGCGCTGGAAGCCGTTTGTTTCCAGACACGCGAG ATACTGGATGCCATGAATCAGGACAGTGGGATCCCGCTCACTCAGCTCCAGGTGGATGGGGGCATGACGTCCAACAGACTGCTCATGCAGCTGCAGGCTGACATCCTCTGCATTCCTGTCG TGAAGCCGTCCATGCCGGAGACCACAGCTCTCGGTGCAGCcatggctgcaggagcagccgAGGGGGTCAGCGTGTGGAGTCTGAGCCCCGAGGACCTGAGCGAAGTCACATCGGAGAAATTTGAGCCACAGATCAACCCAGAAG AGAGCGAGTTTCGGTACGCTCGGTGGAAGAAGGCGGTGGAGAAATCCATGAACTGGGAGACGACGGAGCCCGTCGGTAATGGAAACG GTGAAACCAGTATCTTCAGCAGCGTCCCCCTGGGTTTTTACATCATGGGCAGCATGTTGATGTTAATTGGTGCAAAGTACATCGCAG GCCACAGCTAA
- the nfkbiz gene encoding NF-kappa-B inhibitor zeta translates to MLDSRWNEALGYNGNNFSQDKGCLIANLRTSGHIQVIQKKNTVKELLMMRRQKCINQHGDNSPEPQCKYAKLEPAYDTSPAPVTPEVVDFPPLTSVPNGHITPPQMQHHQHLQAPAAEIKMTLFQWQVQQEAQKFECVSPEMLQMQDADGDTCLHIAVAQGRRALTYVLAGKMAIYGFLDLKEHNGQTPLQLAVATNQHLIVRDLLEHGAQINTQDLWGRSPLHVCAEKGHFLSLRSICSLIGSEQTIDVEMFNFDGLTPLHVAVLAHNAVIREMRTLENPCAYRLMELTQRKHIYMECIRTLLVMGASYGKPDLKSGRTCLHIASEEANVELFQLFLNQSSSLSIVNVKTFSGNSALHIVSSLQNHKTQVEAVKLLMRKGADPGTRNFENELPSQLVPEGPIGEKIRQILKGKNVHA, encoded by the exons ATGTTGGATTCAAGGTGGAACGAGGCCCTGGGATACAATGGGAACAACTTCAGCCAGGATAAAG GCTGCCTCATTGCTAATCTCAGGACATCAGGGCACATTCAAgtcatccaaaaaaaaaacaccgtgAAGGAGCTTCTCATGATGAGACGTCAG AAATGTATCAACCAACATGGAGACAACAGCCCAGAGCCACAGTGTAAATATGCCAAACTTGAACCAGCTTATGACACCAGTCCAGCGCCAGTGACCCCGGAGGTTGTAGATTTTCCTCCACTCACCTCTGTTCCAAACGGCCACATCACTCCGCCACAAATGCAGCATCACCAGCACCTTCAAGCTCCGGCTGCTGAGATCAAAATGACCCTATTTCAGTGGCAAGTGCAGCAGGAGGCACAAAAGTTTGAATGTGTCTCCCCTGAAATGCTGCAAATGCAAGATGCTGACGGTGACAC ATGTCTTCACATCGCAGTGGCACAAGGCAGACGGGCCCTGACGTATGTGCTTGCTGGGAAAATGGCTATTTATGGATTTTTGGACCTAAAAGAACACAATGGACAG ACGCCCCTTCAGCTAGCAGTCGCCACCAATCAGCACTTGATTGTCCGTGACCTGCTGGAACACGGAGCGCAGATCAACACGCAAGACCTCTGGGGCCGCTcccctctgcatgtgtgtgcagagaAGGGCCACTTCTTAAGTCTCCGG agcatctgttcCCTCATTGGGAGTGAGCAAACGATTGATGTTGAAATGTTTAATTTcgatg gtttaaCTCCGCTCCATGTGGCAGTCTTGGCTCACAATGCCGTTATAAGAGAGATGAGGACTCTTGAGAATCCGTGCGCATATAGATTAATGGAGCTGACTCAGAGGAAGCACATCTATATGGAATGCATAAGGACTCTGCTGGTCATGGGCGCCTCCTATGGGAAACCA GACCTGAAGAGTGGACGGACCTGCCTCCACATAGCTTCTGAAGAAGCGAATGTAGAGCTGTTTCAGCTGTTTCTCAACCAGTCATCTTCACTGTCCATCGTCAACGTTAAG ACGTTCAGTGGAAACAGTGCTCTGCACATCGTCAGCTCTTTGCAAAACCATAAAACCCAAGTGGAAGcggtgaagctgctgatgagAAAAGGAGCCGATCCCGGGACCAGAAACTTTGAAAATGAGCTGCCGTCCCAGCTGGTGCCAGAAGGGCCCATTGGTGAAAAG ATACGCCAAATCCTGAAAGGGAAGAATGTTCATGCTTAA
- the gk gene encoding glycerol kinase isoform X2, with protein MNGTMAASSHRIMLGPLVAAIDQGTSSTRFLVFNSKTAELLSHHQVEIKQSFPKEGWVEEDPKEILQSVYECMERTCEKLTQLNIDISNIKAIGVTNQRETTLVWDKETGEPLYNAIVWLDLRTQSTVERLINKTPGRNKNHLKHKTGLPISTYFSAVKLRWLMDNVEQVHEAVVSHRAMFGTVDSWLIWCLTGGKSGGVHCTDVTNASRTMLFNIHTMDWDPELCKYFGIPMEILPRVRSSSEIYGLMKSGALSGIPISGCLGDQSAALVGQMCFQDGQAKNTYGTGCFLLRNTGAKPVMSDHGLLTTVAYKLGRDKPACYALEGSVAIAGAVVRWLQDNLGIIGSSEELEKLAASVGTSYGCYFVPAFSGLYAPYWEPSARGIICGLTQFTNKSHLAFSALEAVCFQTREILDAMNQDSGIPLTQLQVDGGMTSNRLLMQLQADILCIPVVKPSMPETTALGAAMAAGAAEGVSVWSLSPEDLSEVTSEKFEPQINPEESEFRYARWKKAVEKSMNWETTEPVGNGNGETSIFSSVPLGFYIMGSMLMLIGAKYIAGHS; from the exons ATGAATGGCACCATGGCCGCGTCCTCGCACCGGATAATGCTCGGACCGCTGGTTGCAGCCATCGACCAGGGCACCAGCTCCACTCGGTTTCTG GTGTTTAATTCAAAAACAGCAGAGCTCCTCAGTCATCATCAGGTGGAAATCAAACAGAGCTTCCCCAAAGAAGG ATGGGTGGAGGAGGACCCCAAAGAAATCCTACAGTCTGTGTATGAGTGCATGGAGAGGACATGTGAAAAACTCACTCAGCTCAACATAGATATCTCAAATATAAAAG CTATTGGAGTGACGAACCAAAGAGAGACCACGCTCGTTTGGGACAAAGAGACAGGGGAGCCCCTCTACAATGCAATTG tttgGCTGGACCTGAGGACTCAATCAACAGTTGAACGTCTAATTAATAAAACCCCAGGAAGGAATAAGAACCACTTGAAG CATAAAACAGGCCTCCCCATTAGCACCTACTTCAGTGCAGTAAAGCTCCGCTGGCTCATGGACAACGTAGAGCAGGTCCATGAAGCTGTGGTGTCCCACCGAGCCATGTTCGGCACCGTCGACTCTTGGCTCATTTGG TGTTTGACAGGGGGCAAGTCCGGTGGAGTCCACTGCACAGACGTGACCAACGCCAGCAGAACCATGCTGTTCAACATTCATACTATGGACTGGGACCCAGAGCTTTGCAA ATATTTTGGTATTCCAATGGAGATCCTTCCCAGAGTGAGGAGTTCATCAGAAATATATGGTCTTATG AAATCGGGTGCTCTTTCAGGCATCCCCATTTCAGGG TGTCTCGGTGACCAGTCGGCGGCGCTTGTTGGACAGATGTGCTTTCAGGATGGACAAGCTAAAAACAC GTATGGCACTGGCTGTTTTCTTCTGAGAAACACTGGAGCAAAG CCTGTGATGTCGGATCATGGCCTTTTGACCACTGTGGCGTACAAGCTTGGCCGGGACAAACCTGCCTGTTATGCCCTGGAG GGCTCTGTGGCCATCGCAGGAGCTGTGGTTCGTTGGCTGCAGGACAATCTCGGCATCATTGGATCATCTGAGGAGCTTG AGAAGTTGGCTGCATCGGTCGGTACCTCCTATGGCTGTTACTTTGTTCCTGCATTTTCGGGCCTTTACGCACCTTACTGGGAGCCAAGTGCTAGAGG CATAATTTGCGGTTTAACTCAGTTTACCAATAAGAGTCACTTGGCGTTTTCTGCGCTGGAAGCCGTTTGTTTCCAGACACGCGAG ATACTGGATGCCATGAATCAGGACAGTGGGATCCCGCTCACTCAGCTCCAGGTGGATGGGGGCATGACGTCCAACAGACTGCTCATGCAGCTGCAGGCTGACATCCTCTGCATTCCTGTCG TGAAGCCGTCCATGCCGGAGACCACAGCTCTCGGTGCAGCcatggctgcaggagcagccgAGGGGGTCAGCGTGTGGAGTCTGAGCCCCGAGGACCTGAGCGAAGTCACATCGGAGAAATTTGAGCCACAGATCAACCCAGAAG AGAGCGAGTTTCGGTACGCTCGGTGGAAGAAGGCGGTGGAGAAATCCATGAACTGGGAGACGACGGAGCCCGTCGGTAATGGAAACG GTGAAACCAGTATCTTCAGCAGCGTCCCCCTGGGTTTTTACATCATGGGCAGCATGTTGATGTTAATTGGTGCAAAGTACATCGCAG GCCACAGCTAA